In a single window of the Prochlorococcus marinus str. AS9601 genome:
- a CDS encoding high light inducible protein — MANSNVTTESGGRQNMFPTETRPYIDESVSYDSYPQNAEKVNGRWAMIGLVALVGAYVSTGQIIPGIF, encoded by the coding sequence ATGGCCAATTCAAACGTTACTACTGAATCAGGTGGCAGACAGAATATGTTTCCTACTGAGACACGTCCTTACATAGATGAGTCTGTTTCTTACGACAGCTACCCACAAAATGCAGAAAAAGTTAACGGTCGTTGGGCAATGATTGGCCTTGTTGCCTTAGTAGGTGCTTACGTTTCAACCGGACAAATTATTCCTGGCATTTTTTAA
- a CDS encoding chlorophyll a/b-binding protein produces the protein MSPLSGFLAVIVFFTAILVAYLTKQFQNENLNYSSSNQMKNTNTKVKTIEKEKVVAETLNGRFAMLGLIAAVGAYLTTGQIIPGFV, from the coding sequence ATGAGTCCACTTTCAGGTTTCTTAGCCGTAATTGTATTCTTTACAGCCATCCTCGTTGCTTATTTAACCAAGCAATTTCAAAACGAAAATTTAAACTATTCATCTTCTAATCAAATGAAAAACACAAACACAAAAGTCAAAACAATCGAAAAAGAAAAAGTTGTTGCTGAAACTCTTAACGGCAGATTCGCAATGCTTGGATTAATAGCTGCTGTTGGAGCATACCTAACAACAGGTCAAATAATTCCTGGTTTCGTTTAA
- the ychF gene encoding redox-regulated ATPase YchF, which produces MLKAGIIGLPNVGKSTLFNALVENAKAQAANFPFCTIEPNKGIVSVPDQRLQELGNLSSSQNIIPTKIEFVDIAGLVKGASKGEGLGNKFLSNIREVDAIVHVVRCFEDSDVIHVSGKVDPLDDIEIINLELNLADLSQLQKRRERIKKQVRTSKEAAKEDTLLEKIEEELEKGLSVRSISLNEEENLIIKQLGFLTAKPIIYATNLNENDLALGNDFSSKVQSFARNENTECIKISAQVESELIELEQEDKKDYLIGLGVEEGGLSSLIRSTYKLLGLKTYFTTGEKETKAWTIKDGMTAPQAAGVIHTDFEKGFIRAQTISYQNLIDSGSIANAKTKGLLRSEGKEYIVNEGDVMEFLFNV; this is translated from the coding sequence ATGTTAAAAGCAGGTATTATTGGATTACCAAATGTTGGAAAATCAACTCTATTTAATGCACTTGTAGAAAATGCTAAGGCCCAAGCGGCTAATTTTCCCTTCTGTACTATAGAACCTAATAAAGGCATAGTTTCAGTACCAGATCAAAGGCTGCAAGAGTTAGGTAATTTAAGTTCTAGCCAAAATATTATCCCAACAAAAATTGAATTTGTAGATATCGCAGGACTAGTAAAAGGAGCCAGCAAAGGTGAGGGTTTGGGAAATAAATTTTTATCAAATATTAGGGAGGTTGATGCAATAGTTCATGTTGTGAGGTGCTTTGAAGATAGTGATGTAATTCATGTTTCAGGGAAGGTGGATCCCCTGGATGACATTGAGATAATAAACCTGGAATTGAATTTAGCTGATTTATCCCAACTCCAAAAAAGGAGAGAAAGAATAAAAAAACAGGTTAGAACTAGTAAAGAGGCAGCTAAAGAAGATACCTTACTAGAAAAAATTGAAGAAGAGCTAGAAAAAGGCCTTTCAGTTAGATCAATATCTTTGAATGAAGAAGAAAATTTAATAATTAAGCAACTAGGCTTCCTTACTGCAAAACCAATTATTTACGCAACAAATTTGAATGAAAATGATTTAGCTTTAGGTAATGATTTCTCATCAAAAGTTCAGAGTTTTGCAAGGAATGAAAATACAGAATGTATAAAAATATCAGCGCAAGTCGAATCTGAATTAATAGAGTTAGAACAAGAAGATAAAAAAGACTATCTTATTGGTTTAGGAGTAGAAGAAGGGGGATTAAGTTCTTTAATTAGATCAACATATAAATTATTGGGATTAAAAACTTATTTCACTACCGGAGAAAAGGAGACAAAAGCTTGGACAATAAAAGATGGGATGACTGCGCCACAGGCAGCAGGAGTAATTCATACTGATTTTGAAAAAGGATTTATAAGAGCTCAGACTATTTCGTATCAAAATTTAATTGATTCAGGTTCAATTGCCAATGCAAAAACTAAAGGCCTTTTAAGAAGTGAAGGTAAGGAATATATTGTTAACGAAGGTGATGTAATGGAGTTCTTATTTAACGTTTAG
- a CDS encoding efflux RND transporter periplasmic adaptor subunit produces the protein MFDLIKKNINLRSGIILLSLAIFFVFISNSFKKNKSKDISDFVVQVEKGILSDSINTSGEVKAIRTSNIGPRKQGVIKEIIVDEGDLVKKDQVLASLDDEDFIYKIEELELNVEKQKSEFLRREYLYQEGAVSKEDYESYKNNFNISSAKLNDAKAEKSFYLIKAPYGGKITAKYAEIGSYVTPSTNLSSDPKTKNFIFELSEGLEIVAKVPESDIGRIKIGQEASVRIEAYPSKKYSAIVKKIATRAVKDNNVTSFEVTLNFKDISEEIKIGMTADLEFRVEGNEEKILVPTVSIVTEKGEKGILKVDKNNSPKFEKIEIGISSGNKTSVIDGLEPGEQIFIDIPPWAKKRK, from the coding sequence ATGTTTGATTTAATAAAAAAAAATATAAACCTAAGAAGTGGAATTATATTGCTTTCTCTAGCTATATTTTTCGTTTTTATAAGCAATTCCTTCAAGAAAAATAAGTCAAAAGATATTTCTGATTTTGTAGTTCAAGTTGAAAAAGGAATCCTCTCAGATTCAATTAATACTAGTGGTGAAGTAAAAGCAATAAGGACAAGCAATATTGGGCCTCGGAAGCAAGGCGTAATAAAAGAAATCATAGTAGATGAAGGCGATCTTGTAAAAAAAGATCAGGTTTTAGCTTCTCTTGATGATGAAGACTTTATCTATAAAATTGAAGAACTTGAATTAAATGTAGAAAAACAAAAATCTGAATTTTTAAGAAGGGAATATTTATATCAAGAAGGTGCGGTAAGTAAAGAAGACTATGAAAGTTATAAAAATAACTTCAACATTAGTAGCGCAAAACTTAATGATGCAAAAGCTGAAAAAAGTTTCTACCTAATTAAAGCGCCTTATGGAGGAAAGATAACTGCAAAATATGCTGAGATAGGATCTTATGTCACACCAAGTACAAACTTAAGTTCAGACCCTAAAACCAAAAACTTTATTTTTGAACTATCAGAGGGCCTAGAAATTGTTGCTAAAGTACCTGAGAGTGACATTGGCAGAATAAAAATAGGTCAAGAAGCCTCAGTAAGAATTGAGGCTTATCCCTCAAAAAAATATAGTGCCATAGTTAAAAAAATAGCTACAAGAGCTGTAAAAGATAATAATGTAACCTCATTCGAAGTAACTTTAAATTTTAAAGATATTTCTGAAGAAATTAAAATTGGAATGACTGCAGATCTTGAATTTAGAGTCGAAGGTAATGAAGAAAAAATCTTAGTACCAACAGTTTCTATTGTCACGGAAAAAGGTGAAAAAGGAATTTTGAAAGTTGATAAAAACAATTCTCCCAAATTTGAAAAAATCGAAATTGGTATTAGTAGTGGAAATAAAACTTCAGTAATTGATGGATTAGAACCTGGAGAGCAAATCTTTATTGATATTCCACCTTGGGCTAAGAAGAGAAAATGA
- the polA gene encoding DNA polymerase I: MSLKSENSKKPILLLVDGHSLAFRSFYAFSKGIDGGLTTKEGFPTSVTYGFLKSLLDNCKNISPEGVCITFDTEKPTFRHELDPNYKANRDVAPDVFFQDIEQLEIILEESLNLPIFKSPGYEADDLLGTIANDASSKGWCVNILSGDRDLFQLVDDQKDIYVLYMGGGPYAKSGNPTLMNENGVKEKLGVAPERVVDLKALTGDSSDNIPGIKGVGPKTAINLLKENDTLDGIYQALDKIQQNKDKKYKGFIKGSVIEKLRNDKHNAFLSRDLAKINTEVPLILSNGYELKNINQELLSESLKKLELSTLLRQIDIFNSTFSKGGFDKNNVAKEEEKAPKVAGNNELENSENKIPKINVTVVNDFELLDKLIQRLDKTNQIVSLDTETNSLNPIDAELVGIGLCLGEENDDLFYIPLGHQTKKETPDQLSIEDVFSKLRNWIEDPKKEKALQNSKFDRQIFFNHGLDLKGVTFDTLLADYLLNNQEKHGLSEISFRLFGFKPPSFKETVGKNKDFSFVDIDEASIYCGYDVFLTFKIVKIFKESFSKEKDELIKLFEEIELPLEPVLSQMEMNGITIDIPYLDKLSKELKSTLEDIESKVYELADESFNLSSPKQLGEILFEKLNLDKKKSRKTKTGWSTDAVVLERLVDEHEIIQHLIKHRTLSKLLSTYIDALPNLINEKTGRVHTNFNQAATATGRLSSSNPNLQNIPVRTEFSRRIRKAFLPEKNWKLLSADYSQIELRILAHLADEEILINAFHKNDDIHSLTARLIFEKEEISSDERRVGKTINFGVIYGMGIKKFARSTGVSTPEAKEFLIKYKERYSKIFKFLELQERLALSKGYVKTIFGRKREFKFDKNGLGRLLGKDPYEIDLQAARRAGMEAQSLRAAANAPIQGSSADIIKIAMVQLNKKFTEMNVPAKMLLQVHDELLFEVEPDSLEITTKLVKKTMEDCVKLNVPLLVDVGIGDNWMETK, encoded by the coding sequence ATGAGTTTAAAATCTGAAAACTCTAAAAAACCAATTTTACTTTTAGTCGATGGCCACTCACTTGCTTTTAGAAGCTTCTATGCATTTAGCAAAGGGATTGATGGAGGTTTAACTACCAAAGAGGGATTTCCAACAAGTGTCACTTATGGATTTCTAAAGAGCCTTCTGGATAATTGTAAAAATATTAGTCCTGAGGGTGTTTGTATTACGTTTGATACCGAAAAACCTACTTTCAGACATGAATTAGATCCAAATTATAAGGCCAATAGAGATGTAGCACCAGATGTTTTTTTTCAGGATATTGAACAACTAGAAATCATTTTAGAAGAAAGCCTTAATTTACCAATTTTCAAATCTCCAGGATACGAAGCAGATGATCTCCTAGGCACAATTGCAAATGATGCTTCTTCTAAAGGATGGTGCGTGAATATTCTTTCTGGAGATAGGGACTTATTTCAATTAGTAGATGATCAAAAAGATATTTATGTGCTTTATATGGGTGGTGGTCCATATGCGAAAAGTGGAAATCCAACTCTTATGAATGAAAATGGAGTAAAAGAAAAATTAGGTGTTGCGCCAGAAAGAGTAGTTGATCTCAAAGCCCTAACTGGTGATAGTTCTGATAATATTCCAGGTATTAAAGGAGTAGGGCCAAAAACTGCAATTAATCTACTAAAAGAGAACGATACGCTTGATGGAATCTATCAGGCTTTGGACAAGATTCAGCAGAACAAAGATAAGAAATATAAAGGATTCATCAAAGGTTCAGTTATAGAAAAGCTCAGAAACGATAAACATAATGCTTTTCTTTCCAGGGATTTAGCAAAAATAAATACTGAGGTGCCTTTAATTTTAAGTAACGGTTATGAATTAAAAAATATAAATCAAGAACTACTTTCAGAGTCACTGAAAAAATTAGAACTATCAACACTACTTAGACAAATTGATATTTTCAATTCAACTTTCAGCAAAGGTGGTTTTGACAAAAATAATGTAGCTAAAGAGGAGGAGAAGGCACCAAAAGTCGCAGGCAATAATGAATTAGAAAATAGTGAAAATAAAATCCCTAAAATCAACGTAACTGTTGTAAATGATTTCGAATTACTTGATAAATTAATTCAAAGATTAGACAAGACTAATCAAATAGTTTCTTTAGATACAGAGACCAATAGTTTGAATCCAATCGATGCGGAACTTGTTGGGATAGGGTTATGTCTTGGAGAAGAAAATGATGATTTATTTTATATACCCCTTGGTCATCAAACAAAAAAGGAGACCCCCGATCAATTATCAATTGAAGATGTTTTCTCAAAGCTAAGAAATTGGATAGAAGATCCAAAAAAAGAAAAGGCACTCCAAAATTCTAAATTTGATAGGCAAATATTTTTTAATCATGGACTTGATCTTAAAGGCGTAACCTTTGACACCTTATTAGCAGACTACCTTCTTAATAATCAGGAGAAACATGGGTTAAGTGAAATTAGTTTTAGATTATTTGGATTTAAGCCTCCTTCATTTAAGGAGACAGTTGGAAAAAATAAAGACTTTTCATTTGTTGATATTGATGAAGCAAGTATTTACTGCGGTTATGATGTTTTTCTAACTTTTAAGATTGTCAAAATTTTTAAAGAAAGTTTTTCAAAGGAAAAAGATGAATTAATCAAATTGTTCGAAGAAATCGAGCTACCTTTAGAGCCGGTATTGTCCCAAATGGAGATGAATGGCATTACGATCGACATCCCTTATTTGGATAAACTCTCAAAAGAATTAAAAAGTACCTTAGAAGATATTGAAAGTAAAGTTTATGAGTTAGCAGATGAAAGTTTCAATCTATCTTCACCAAAACAACTTGGTGAGATCTTGTTTGAAAAATTAAATTTGGATAAGAAAAAATCACGGAAAACAAAAACAGGATGGAGCACAGATGCAGTAGTTCTGGAAAGATTAGTCGACGAACATGAAATAATCCAACATTTAATAAAACATAGAACTCTTAGCAAATTACTTAGCACCTATATTGATGCTCTTCCAAATCTTATTAACGAAAAGACAGGAAGAGTTCATACAAACTTTAATCAAGCTGCTACAGCGACTGGGAGACTAAGTAGTAGCAATCCTAATCTTCAAAATATCCCTGTTAGGACTGAATTTAGTAGGAGAATCAGAAAAGCATTCTTGCCTGAAAAAAATTGGAAACTTTTATCAGCTGATTATTCTCAGATCGAATTAAGAATACTCGCTCACTTAGCGGATGAAGAAATACTAATAAATGCATTTCATAAAAATGATGACATTCATTCTTTGACTGCAAGATTAATTTTTGAGAAAGAAGAAATTTCTTCTGATGAGAGGAGAGTTGGGAAAACAATAAATTTCGGAGTTATCTATGGTATGGGAATTAAAAAGTTTGCACGTTCTACAGGAGTAAGTACTCCAGAAGCAAAAGAATTCCTAATAAAATACAAAGAAAGATATTCAAAAATTTTCAAATTTCTTGAACTTCAAGAAAGGCTTGCCTTATCAAAAGGTTATGTAAAAACAATTTTTGGTAGAAAGAGAGAATTTAAGTTTGATAAAAATGGACTTGGAAGATTACTAGGAAAAGATCCTTACGAAATTGACTTGCAAGCCGCAAGAAGAGCTGGCATGGAAGCACAGTCACTAAGAGCCGCAGCCAATGCCCCAATACAGGGTTCAAGTGCAGATATTATTAAAATTGCAATGGTTCAACTAAATAAAAAATTCACAGAAATGAATGTTCCAGCAAAAATGCTTTTACAAGTACATGATGAATTATTGTTTGAAGTCGAACCAGATTCTTTGGAAATTACGACGAAATTAGTAAAGAAGACTATGGAAGATTGTGTAAAATTAAATGTGCCTCTTTTAGTTGATGTTGGAATTGGAGACAATTGGATGGAGACAAAATAA
- the cysS gene encoding cysteine--tRNA ligase, which produces MIKLFNTLSKKVEVFKPIDDVVKIYCCGVTVYDLCHLGHARSYIAWDVLRRFLIYSDFKVKYVQNFTDIDDKILKRAKEESSSMKEVSEKNIIEFHKDMDSLGIMRPDSMPRATNHICNICSFITILEDKGYAYSRDGDVYYSVFKNKNYGKLSNQNLQEQNINQQGRMVNEENSKKLNPQDFALWKKAKDDEPFFDSPWGKGRPGWHIECSAMVKDELGDTIDIHLGGSDLIFPHHENEIAQSEAANGKKLANYWLHNGMVNVNGQKMSKSLKNFKTIRELIKSGISPMTLRYFVMTVNYRKPLDFTEEALRSASEAWKNINVALSFMDLTKGAFISIDKNESIEEKYKEKISFELSQKKLKFSEALGNDLNTAGAIAIIYDLAKPLKNFLNQFQRVEGFTVELNEKFFLLENFKTLEKLTEVLGLKKEVLVKESKIKEEEISSLINERLKAKMEKNYAKADEIRNLLKEKGIELIDQSKEITTWIRV; this is translated from the coding sequence ATGATCAAACTTTTTAATACTTTAAGCAAAAAAGTTGAGGTTTTTAAGCCTATTGATGATGTAGTAAAAATTTATTGTTGTGGGGTAACTGTTTATGATTTATGTCATCTTGGTCATGCCAGAAGTTATATCGCTTGGGATGTATTGAGAAGATTTTTAATTTACAGTGATTTCAAAGTGAAGTATGTTCAAAATTTTACAGATATTGATGACAAGATCTTAAAAAGAGCGAAAGAAGAAAGCAGTTCAATGAAGGAAGTATCTGAAAAGAATATCATTGAGTTTCACAAAGATATGGATTCTTTAGGGATAATGCGTCCGGATAGCATGCCAAGAGCAACGAATCATATATGCAATATCTGTTCCTTCATAACAATCCTTGAGGACAAAGGTTATGCATACTCTAGGGATGGAGACGTTTATTATTCTGTTTTCAAAAATAAAAATTATGGAAAGCTAAGTAATCAAAATTTACAAGAACAAAATATCAATCAGCAAGGAAGAATGGTTAATGAGGAAAATAGTAAAAAACTTAATCCGCAAGATTTTGCGCTATGGAAAAAAGCCAAAGATGATGAACCATTTTTTGATTCGCCATGGGGTAAAGGTAGGCCAGGATGGCATATTGAATGTTCGGCGATGGTTAAAGATGAATTAGGAGATACTATCGATATCCATTTAGGTGGTTCTGATTTGATTTTTCCACATCATGAGAATGAAATCGCCCAATCAGAAGCAGCCAATGGCAAAAAGCTAGCGAACTATTGGTTACACAATGGGATGGTCAATGTAAATGGACAAAAGATGAGTAAATCCCTTAAAAATTTTAAAACTATCAGAGAGCTAATTAAGTCAGGTATTAGCCCTATGACTTTGCGATATTTTGTTATGACTGTGAATTATAGAAAACCACTTGATTTTACTGAAGAAGCTTTAAGGAGTGCTTCAGAAGCTTGGAAAAACATTAATGTAGCACTTTCTTTTATGGACCTTACAAAAGGTGCTTTTATATCTATTGATAAAAATGAATCTATCGAAGAAAAATATAAAGAGAAAATAAGTTTTGAATTATCTCAAAAAAAGCTTAAATTTTCTGAGGCTCTTGGAAATGACCTTAACACAGCAGGTGCTATTGCAATTATTTACGATTTAGCGAAACCCTTAAAAAACTTTTTAAACCAATTTCAAAGGGTTGAAGGTTTTACAGTAGAACTAAATGAAAAATTCTTTCTACTTGAAAATTTTAAAACTCTTGAAAAGTTAACTGAGGTACTTGGTCTTAAAAAAGAGGTTTTAGTAAAAGAAAGTAAAATAAAAGAAGAAGAAATATCATCGCTCATTAATGAAAGATTGAAAGCAAAAATGGAAAAGAATTATGCGAAGGCGGATGAAATCAGGAATTTGTTAAAAGAAAAAGGTATTGAACTTATTGATCAATCAAAGGAAATAACAACATGGATAAGGGTCTAA
- a CDS encoding 1-deoxy-D-xylulose-5-phosphate reductoisomerase: MKYITVLGSTGSIGTQTLEIASEQPDKFKAVALSAGRNINLLTEQVKTHKPEVVAIEDENLVEDLKDNINNLDLDNATLVLGGKEGINAVAAWDKADTVVTGIVGCAGLIPTMSAINAGKNIALANKETLIAAGPIVIPALKKNNSRLLPADSEHSAIFQCLQGLPNYKNADFSTGEMPKGLKAIHLTASGGAFRDWAVEDLKHVTVEDATSHPNWDMGKKITVDSATLMNKGLEVIEAHYLFGTSYENIEIVIHPQSIIHSMIEMEDSSVLAQLGWPDMKLPILYAMSWPERFKTNWKRLNLSEIGKLTFKEPDEFKYPCMGLAYAAGKSSGTMPAVLNAANEMAVEQFLKQKISFQEIPTFISKACESHLENLNLSPELEDILEVDNWARLFVKQEIKKGKKYVNIG; the protein is encoded by the coding sequence TTGAAATACATTACTGTGCTCGGTTCTACTGGTTCAATAGGGACTCAAACTCTCGAAATAGCTAGTGAGCAGCCTGATAAGTTTAAAGCGGTAGCTCTTTCTGCAGGAAGAAATATTAATTTATTAACTGAACAAGTTAAAACACATAAACCAGAGGTAGTTGCAATTGAGGATGAAAATCTTGTAGAAGATTTAAAAGATAATATTAATAACTTAGATTTGGATAATGCTACCTTAGTTTTGGGTGGGAAAGAGGGAATTAACGCAGTTGCAGCATGGGATAAGGCAGATACTGTGGTAACTGGGATAGTAGGCTGTGCAGGCTTAATTCCAACAATGTCAGCAATTAATGCTGGGAAAAATATTGCACTTGCTAACAAAGAAACTTTAATTGCGGCAGGGCCAATTGTTATTCCTGCATTAAAGAAAAATAATAGTAGGCTGTTACCTGCTGATTCAGAACACTCTGCTATCTTTCAATGTTTACAAGGATTACCTAATTATAAAAATGCAGATTTTTCAACAGGAGAGATGCCTAAGGGTTTAAAAGCCATACATTTAACAGCTTCTGGTGGTGCTTTTAGAGATTGGGCCGTTGAGGATTTAAAGCATGTCACAGTGGAAGATGCGACTTCACATCCTAATTGGGATATGGGGAAAAAAATAACTGTAGATTCTGCAACTCTTATGAATAAAGGATTAGAAGTTATTGAAGCTCATTATTTATTTGGGACCTCTTACGAAAATATCGAAATAGTTATCCACCCTCAAAGTATTATTCATTCAATGATTGAGATGGAGGATTCTTCAGTATTAGCTCAATTAGGTTGGCCAGATATGAAGCTACCTATTTTATATGCGATGAGTTGGCCTGAAAGATTTAAAACAAATTGGAAAAGATTAAACCTAAGTGAAATTGGAAAATTAACTTTTAAAGAGCCAGACGAGTTTAAATATCCATGTATGGGACTTGCCTATGCCGCAGGAAAATCTTCTGGAACTATGCCTGCTGTCTTAAATGCTGCTAATGAAATGGCTGTTGAACAATTCCTAAAACAAAAAATTTCTTTTCAAGAAATTCCTACATTTATAAGTAAAGCTTGTGAATCACATTTGGAGAATTTGAATTTAAGTCCAGAATTAGAAGATATTCTTGAAGTAGACAATTGGGCCAGGCTTTTTGTTAAGCAAGAAATTAAAAAAGGGAAAAAATACGTAAATATTGGCTAA
- a CDS encoding (2Fe-2S) ferredoxin domain-containing protein, translated as MNIKKHLLLCATPTKQKCFKGNEGQKTWECLKKTLKKFENDPSTKNVHILRSKADCLRVCKNGPILLIWPDGIWYEKVSPEKISEIFTSHIINGKPIEKWIFKKTPFLDSFRY; from the coding sequence GTGAATATTAAAAAGCATCTTCTACTGTGCGCAACACCTACAAAACAGAAATGCTTTAAAGGCAATGAAGGACAAAAAACATGGGAATGTCTGAAAAAGACTTTAAAAAAATTTGAGAATGATCCCTCTACAAAAAACGTACATATATTAAGATCAAAAGCTGACTGTTTAAGGGTATGTAAGAACGGCCCAATTCTTCTTATTTGGCCAGATGGTATTTGGTATGAGAAAGTTTCTCCAGAAAAAATTTCTGAAATTTTTACCTCACATATTATTAACGGTAAGCCAATAGAAAAATGGATTTTCAAAAAAACACCATTTTTAGATAGTTTTAGATACTAA
- a CDS encoding alpha/beta fold hydrolase: protein MELGRNNSISFSFSDYLKNKPFREVLPWIGGDLQTLRDTFVIDFVKSKKNKKIFFPINKILSKKFESDYLLGFLELPENLKSLRGFVIVTHGLGGSTKRFGLRRISRKLTNNGFGVLKLNLRGSGSARYLANGNYCARCSSDVISAVNYFKKLINLEFKDLMKRNNNLPIYGVGLSLGGTILLNACLDYDENKGEKLLDGLACVSTPLDLSSCSLCIEKPRNSIYQKWLLHRLKNQLWEGFNDEGKLLDNEKLRKKIRSLKSIREFDQKFTAPSWGFNSLEDYYVKASPIFRIQNSIKKLPQMLFIHAKDDPWVPYNATFNLRGKFIDKFTIFITEKGGHNGFHSINGCWSDEVVKNWFISI from the coding sequence TTGGAGTTGGGGAGAAATAATAGTATATCTTTTAGTTTTTCAGATTACTTAAAAAATAAGCCATTTCGAGAAGTCTTACCTTGGATAGGTGGCGACTTACAAACTTTGAGAGATACGTTTGTTATTGATTTTGTTAAATCAAAAAAAAATAAAAAAATATTCTTTCCGATTAATAAAATTCTTTCTAAAAAATTTGAGTCTGATTATCTTTTAGGTTTTTTAGAATTACCTGAAAACTTAAAATCACTTAGGGGATTTGTAATCGTTACACATGGTTTAGGGGGCTCAACTAAACGGTTTGGTTTAAGAAGAATATCTAGGAAATTAACAAATAATGGTTTTGGAGTTCTCAAATTAAATCTAAGAGGATCTGGATCAGCGAGATATTTAGCTAATGGAAATTATTGTGCTAGATGCTCCAGTGATGTTATTTCAGCAGTTAATTATTTTAAAAAATTGATTAATTTAGAGTTCAAAGATCTTATGAAAAGGAATAATAATCTTCCAATTTACGGCGTTGGATTATCTTTAGGCGGAACTATTCTTTTAAATGCCTGTCTAGATTACGATGAAAACAAAGGAGAAAAACTTTTAGATGGCCTTGCATGCGTGAGTACCCCTTTAGATTTATCTTCATGCAGTCTCTGTATTGAAAAACCTAGAAATTCTATCTACCAAAAATGGTTACTTCATCGCTTAAAAAATCAGTTATGGGAGGGATTTAATGATGAAGGCAAACTCCTTGATAACGAGAAATTAAGAAAAAAAATTAGATCTTTAAAAAGTATTAGGGAATTTGATCAGAAATTTACAGCTCCAAGTTGGGGATTTAATTCTTTAGAAGATTATTATGTTAAAGCTTCTCCAATATTTAGAATCCAAAACTCAATAAAAAAATTACCTCAAATGCTTTTTATTCATGCCAAGGATGATCCTTGGGTTCCATATAATGCAACTTTTAATTTAAGAGGGAAATTTATTGATAAATTTACTATTTTTATAACTGAAAAAGGAGGTCATAATGGTTTTCATTCGATTAATGGCTGCTGGTCAGACGAAGTCGTAAAGAACTGGTTTATTAGTATCTAA